Proteins co-encoded in one Spirosoma endbachense genomic window:
- a CDS encoding GlxA family transcriptional regulator, whose translation MKHVTILVPKGNANLSSITGSHEILTSANAYWRKQGHKPMLEITLASTVSELKLDAGFVTVHPIHIQEITKTDLLIIPSAPYSAQLIRENEAMIGWIREQYLGGAEIASMCTGAFLLAATGLMDGRLCSTHWSAEASFRQMFPKINLQADKLITAEKGIYTNGGAYSFLNLILFLVEKYFDRQTAIYCSKIFQIDMERSSQSPFFIFQTQKHHGDAMIEQAQTYIEENLSGRISFEELAAELAISRRNFDRRFIKATGNTPVEYLQRVKIEVAKKSLEKGRKSIFEVMDEVGYSDDKAFREVFRKITSLSPLEYRAKYNREATSV comes from the coding sequence ATGAAACACGTCACCATACTTGTCCCTAAAGGCAACGCCAACCTCAGCAGCATAACCGGTTCGCATGAAATTCTGACCAGCGCGAACGCATACTGGCGAAAGCAAGGCCACAAGCCTATGCTTGAGATTACCCTGGCCAGCACCGTGTCTGAACTGAAGCTGGATGCCGGATTTGTTACGGTGCATCCGATCCATATCCAGGAGATAACCAAAACGGACCTGCTGATTATTCCATCGGCGCCCTACTCGGCGCAATTGATCCGGGAGAACGAAGCGATGATCGGCTGGATCAGGGAACAGTATCTGGGCGGGGCCGAAATTGCGAGTATGTGCACGGGTGCTTTTTTGCTGGCGGCTACCGGCCTGATGGACGGCAGACTGTGTTCGACGCACTGGAGCGCGGAAGCCAGTTTCCGGCAGATGTTCCCCAAAATCAACCTGCAGGCCGATAAACTCATTACGGCCGAGAAAGGAATCTATACGAATGGGGGAGCTTACTCTTTTTTGAACCTGATCCTGTTTTTAGTCGAAAAATATTTTGATCGACAGACCGCTATCTACTGTTCAAAAATATTTCAGATTGATATGGAGCGCAGCTCGCAATCGCCTTTCTTTATTTTCCAGACTCAGAAACATCATGGCGATGCCATGATCGAGCAGGCGCAGACGTACATCGAAGAAAATCTAAGCGGAAGGATCTCCTTTGAGGAATTAGCGGCTGAACTGGCCATCAGCCGACGCAATTTTGACCGGCGTTTTATCAAAGCCACGGGCAATACACCCGTCGAATATTTACAGCGGGTAAAAATCGAAGTCGCTAAAAAGTCGCTGGAGAAGGGTCGAAAATCAATTTTCGAAGTGATGGACGAAGTTGGCTATTCCGACGACAAAGCGTTCCGGGAGGTGTTCAGAAAGATAACCAGCTTATCACCTTTGGAATATAGAGCAAAATACAATCGGGAAGCTACGTCTGTATAG